AAAAACGTGAATGGAGGAGCCCCTTTGTGTGTTTGGGGATGGGGATCTGGATCCCTAAGCCCAGACCCGGAGTGTGTTATGGGACGGCCAGGGGGAACCAGGACAGCCTATCGGTCTGGCCCAGGCTGTCCTGGTTCCCTAGGCCCCTCGAAACGCAGTGGTTCGCTAGACTTCCGCCGGCTGGAAGGAGAAATGTTTACCGTGCAGCTGCCTCCCGgccagaagagacaaagaagtaatAAACCCATTGGGCTCAGATTTCTCCGTTCTTTCACCTGCCCTGAAGCCGAAAGGTGCTTAGAATCAGGGCGGGGTGGATGGTTCGCACTCCAAAACCACCTACCACGGCTGTGGGTTGGGCTTCGCGAGCCGGCACCGCCCTGGaatgggcgggggcggggccttaTGGGGGAGGGGCTCGGGGTAGCGGGCCCCGTTTCCCGGGTGACGGTCGCGCGGAAGAGGCGGGGCTAGGGTCCCAGTCCCGCGGCCTGGCTCCTGAGTACCCGGCCACGGAGAGTCGGCCAGTAGAAGAGAAGGCGCCAGAGATCGGCGGCTCTGCACCGGGCATCTCTAGTCGTAGGGACGGGCGGCAGaacggggtggggctggggagaggatggCCCGAGCGACAGGCTGGGGGCGTGGCATGTGAGACCAGGAAGGGGTGGGGCGTGTGTGGGCGTGCCCGGCCCTGGGAGACGCTCTGTCTCCCAGTAACCCAGCTCTCCGACCTGCTGTCCGGCAGTCCGCGCGTTGTGGGGTGGCGGTGCGGGCAGGCCATGCCTGGGGACTCTCCGCCGCTGTGGGAGCTGGTGGAAGAGCACGTTCCGCTCCCGGAGCGGCCCGAAGTGAAGAGGATTCTAGGGGAGACGACGGTGGACCTGAGCCTGGAGCTGCGGGCAGAGGTGGGGCGTGGGAATGTGGGCCCCACTCCAGGCCTGTCCCACGACTTGGGTGATTTCCTCACCTCCTCCGGGTCCCTGGCTCTGCCCGGTACCTTTCGAGCTCTTGTCGGATCTCACTGTCCGCCCAGCCCTCTGGCTACCAGTTTAACTCTGCACTGCCCCTCACTCCCCtagctccccttcctccccttacTTCTCCCCCGCAGTCGCAAGGGGTCCCAGCTCTCCTTGCAGGTGGTGGTGCTACGATCACTGCTCCGAGAGGCTCGATCCTTCCAAGCCCCTGGTTCGCGCCCCACCTCTGACCTCTCCTCCCTTCTGGCACCACCGCCCCTCCTAAGAGACCTCGTGCGCCAGGAACTGCGGCAGCTGCTCCAAGGTCTCCGCGGGAAGGCCATCTGTGAGGGCAGGTTGGAGCCTCAGACCTGGGGCAGGGCCCTGTCTCCAGAACTCAGATGGGCTAGCCCTGAAATTGACAAGGGGCCAGGGTCGCCTTTCCTGTGGTTCCCTGGAAGGAGCCCCTGAGTGTCCCCCGTGTGCACCTTCTGCAGGGACCAGACCCAGGCTTGGGTCCAGTATAGCCCCGGGGTCCTGCGCTTTGCCTTGGAGGAGCCCAGGCGTGATTTGCCAGAGCAGGGGATATTCCGCCTGAGAGCTGGTGAGCCCAGGTATAGTGGTAGGAAAGGAGGGGTCTGTTCCCGCTTGGCAGAGACCCCAGCCAACTGGCGGGTCCCACCTGCCGGTATGGAGGAGCTCCTGGTCTGGGACTGGATTCTTCTACAGCCACTTGTTGTAGGGATCAGCACATGAAGGCTGCAGGCCCAGGAGACATGTACCAAGCCTGGAAGCTTGGTTTGTTCTGGGTCTTAGAGCATGAGGAACAAACTTCCAGACAGATGAAAAGAGAAGAGCTTTGCAGGAAGAGGGAGCACTACACGCAGACATGGGTGGAAGGAAAGGCTTCATCCAATGGTCCGTTGTTCCTCTGGCCTGGAGAACAGCTGCAAGGGCTGAGCTAGAGAGGGCTGGGGACTGCACGAGATAAATGAGCAGCAGCGTGTTCATCACTGAATGGCAGCAACTTATTTGTCACACATCCTTAGGAAGTGGGTGacgtccccattttgcagatgaggaaactaaagctcagaacGAATGATTGATTTGTCCAAGCTCACACACAGTGAAGGGTGGCAGAGCCCATTTGCAAACCCAGGCTCCAGAACTCCTCCTCTTAGTACCATCTTATGTTGCCTTTGtgagaaaacacacaaaattgTCTAGGAGAAATGGCATTTGTGTCCTGAAGGCCTGGGGTGAAGCAACATGGGAGAGTGATGTTGACTTCATCTGCCAGCAGCTGTCACAGGGACCTCAGCATCATCAAGGACCAACTGAACGTGTCCCACGTTGACCAGGTTGCCGGATACCTGCGGTGAGGCCCCTGAGTGTGTGCAGTGGGGGTCAAGACAAGGAGGGTGGGACGGGGGATGGATCCTAACGTACTGGGACtatgaggaaggaggagggaggcagcATACCTGATGGGGAGACCCAGGAGAGTAGGGCTGAGAGGTGGAAGGGGCAGGGTGCTGGTGAGGTTGCTGCCAGGAAGTAGCCAAGTAGGGATGCCAGCAGGGGCCTTGGCCTGAGGACTTTTATCCTGGGGTGTGGGAGAGAGATGGACCACAGAAGAGTCTTTTAAACAGGGGAAAGGCTGTGATCTGGGGGAGAATGGAGGCAGGAGGACTTGCAGGCCCAATACTGTCgtaaagaagagagaatggggCCCCCCAGCGTGGGCGCTGGGAGGCGGACTAGGAGAGGACACGTCCTGCCCTGGAAGAGGCCGGCGGGGCTGCAAGGCCGTGCTGGGATTGCACTTGGGCAGCAGAGGGAGAGGTGGGCTGAGAAAGGAGGGCCTAGAGGGAACTCCTGGTAAGGCTGGAGGCTGGGTCTGTGTGGCGGGCTCTGCTGTGACCCGGGCCTGCAGCACTGCTGCCGGTGCCGCACTCCCCCATGTCCCAGGGCCCTCCTGGAGGAGGAGTGTCGCAAGTTGAAGAGGGAGATTGCCATCCTGCAGGTGAGCGGCAGCCctgggcctccccacccccagagccttTCTGCTGAACCTAGACACACCCGTCTCTCACCTGGTGTGTGAGATCCAcatacacgtgtgtgtatgtgtgtgcaaagATTGTGTGATTCCTCTGTCCATTTCTCCTGTATGCACACTTCCCGTACGTGTGAATCCAGATTCTGGTTGAGTCCCTAAGTCCAAGGTCGGCACTTTTAGATTAACCTGCTGGATTTGCCCctggtcttttgcctccttctcttccccatgTCTGGGTTCGGGCCTGCCACTACCTTGCCAAGCTCAGCTT
The genomic region above belongs to Phocoena sinus isolate mPhoSin1 chromosome 1, mPhoSin1.pri, whole genome shotgun sequence and contains:
- the CCDC24 gene encoding coiled-coil domain-containing protein 24 isoform X6; protein product: MPGDSPPLWELVEEHVPLPERPEVKRILGETTVDLSLELRAELSLQVVVLRSLLREARSFQAPGSRPTSDLSSLLAPPPLLRDLVRQELRQLLQGLRGKAICEGRDQTQAWVQYSPGVLRFALEEPRRDLPEQGIFRLRAGEPSCHRDLSIIKDQLNVSHVDQVAGYLRALLEEECRKLKREIAILQRRLEEEYTGTPWPSEATLEPTLAELQEQKAAMQQELRAPLRPSCVSPGHRLRPLESSSQGLGPLPCFRGAAGVWARPLQCHLPSPPLERCPKPQGLATTCRWGRKLQCSPRKRPASTPMSSVAPQAPT
- the CCDC24 gene encoding coiled-coil domain-containing protein 24 isoform X4, which encodes MPGDSPPLWELVEEHVPLPERPEVKRILGETTVDLSLELRAEVVVLRSLLREARSFQAPGSRPTSDLSSLLAPPPLLRDLVRQELRQLLQGLRGKAICEGRDQTQAWVQYSPGVLRFALEEPRRDLPEQGIFRLRAGEPSSCHRDLSIIKDQLNVSHVDQVAGYLRALLEEECRKLKREIAILQRRLEEEYTGTPWPSEATLEPTLAGTEGSHATGAAGTSEAFLCLPRSQAAALGVLQPGPRTTALLPWGCWSLGQASPVPPALSSSGALPQTSRPGHHLPLGTEASVQPQKKASFHSDVQCGAPGPNLKGWAGRRLPLLLELTLSAADTSQLPWPSPL
- the CCDC24 gene encoding coiled-coil domain-containing protein 24 isoform X1, with protein sequence MPGDSPPLWELVEEHVPLPERPEVKRILGETTVDLSLELRAELSLQVVVLRSLLREARSFQAPGSRPTSDLSSLLAPPPLLRDLVRQELRQLLQGLRGKAICEGRDQTQAWVQYSPGVLRFALEEPRRDLPEQGIFRLRAGEPSSCHRDLSIIKDQLNVSHVDQVAGYLRALLEEECRKLKREIAILQRRLEEEYTGTPWPSEATLEPTLAGTEGSHATGAAGTSEAFLCLPRSQAAALGVLQPGPRTTALLPWGCWSLGQASPVPPALSSSGALPQTSRPGHHLPLGTEASVQPQKKASFHSDVQCGAPGPNLKGWAGRRLPLLLELTLSAADTSQLPWPSPL
- the CCDC24 gene encoding coiled-coil domain-containing protein 24 isoform X5; its protein translation is MPGDSPPLWELVEEHVPLPERPEVKRILGETTVDLSLELRAELSLQVVVLRSLLREARSFQAPGSRPTSDLSSLLAPPPLLRDLVRQELRQLLQGLRGKAICEGRDQTQAWVQYSPGVLRFALEEPRRDLPEQGIFRLRAGEPSSCHRDLSIIKDQLNVSHVDQVAGYLRALLEEECRKLKREIAILQRRLEEEYTGTPWPSEATLEPTLAELQEQKAAMQQELRAPLRPSCVSPGHRLRPLESSSQGLGPLPCFRGAAGVWARPLQCHLPSPPLERCPKPQGLATTCRWGRKLQCSPRKRPASTPMSSVAPQAPT
- the CCDC24 gene encoding coiled-coil domain-containing protein 24 isoform X3, whose amino-acid sequence is MPGDSPPLWELVEEHVPLPERPEVKRILGETTVDLSLELRAELSLQVVVLRSLLREARSFQAPGSRPTSDLSSLLAPPPLLRDLVRQELRQLLQGLRGKAICEGRDQTQAWVQYSPGVLRFALEEPRRDLPEQGIFRLRAGEPSSCHRDLSIIKDQLNVSHVDQVAGYLRALLEEECRKLKREIAILQRRLEEEYTGTPWPSEATLEPTLAGTEGSHATGAAGTSEAFLCLPRSQAAALGVLQPGPRTTALLPWGCWSLGQASPVPPALSSSGALPQTSRPGHHLPLGTEASVQPQKKASLKGLARRGLIPALTLIPMGDPDKAQQRLRDRNRNFIKIYGL
- the CCDC24 gene encoding coiled-coil domain-containing protein 24 isoform X2, producing the protein MPGDSPPLWELVEEHVPLPERPEVKRILGETTVDLSLELRAELSLQVVVLRSLLREARSFQAPGSRPTSDLSSLLAPPPLLRDLVRQELRQLLQGLRGKAICEGRDQTQAWVQYSPGVLRFALEEPRRDLPEQGIFRLRAGEPSCHRDLSIIKDQLNVSHVDQVAGYLRALLEEECRKLKREIAILQRRLEEEYTGTPWPSEATLEPTLAGTEGSHATGAAGTSEAFLCLPRSQAAALGVLQPGPRTTALLPWGCWSLGQASPVPPALSSSGALPQTSRPGHHLPLGTEASVQPQKKASFHSDVQCGAPGPNLKGWAGRRLPLLLELTLSAADTSQLPWPSPL
- the CCDC24 gene encoding coiled-coil domain-containing protein 24 isoform X9, with translation MPGDSPPLWELVEEHVPLPERPEVKRILGETTVDLSLELRAEVVVLRSLLREARSFQAPGSRPTSDLSSLLAPPPLLRDLVRQELRQLLQGLRGKAICEGRDQTQAWVQYSPGVLRFALEEPRRDLPEQGIFRLRAGEPSCHRDLSIIKDQLNVSHVDQVAGYLRALLEEECRKLKREIAILQRRLEEEYTGTPWPSEATLEPTLAELQEQKAAMQQELRAPLRPSCVSPGHRLRPLESSSQGLGPLPCFRGAAGVWARPLQCHLPSPPLERCPKPQGLATTCRWGRKLQCSPRKRPASTPMSSVAPQAPT
- the CCDC24 gene encoding coiled-coil domain-containing protein 24 isoform X8 — encoded protein: MPGDSPPLWELVEEHVPLPERPEVKRILGETTVDLSLELRAEVVVLRSLLREARSFQAPGSRPTSDLSSLLAPPPLLRDLVRQELRQLLQGLRGKAICEGRDQTQAWVQYSPGVLRFALEEPRRDLPEQGIFRLRAGEPSSCHRDLSIIKDQLNVSHVDQVAGYLRALLEEECRKLKREIAILQRRLEEEYTGTPWPSEATLEPTLAELQEQKAAMQQELRAPLRPSCVSPGHRLRPLESSSQGLGPLPCFRGAAGVWARPLQCHLPSPPLERCPKPQGLATTCRWGRKLQCSPRKRPASTPMSSVAPQAPT
- the CCDC24 gene encoding coiled-coil domain-containing protein 24 isoform X7, with the translated sequence MPGDSPPLWELVEEHVPLPERPEVKRILGETTVDLSLELRAELSLQVVVLRSLLREARSFQAPGSRPTSDLSSLLAPPPLLRDLVRQELRQLLQGLRGKAICEGRDQTQAWVQYSPGVLRFALEEPRRDLPEQGIFRLRAGEPSSCHRDLSIIKDQLNVSHVDQVAGYLRALLEEECRKLKREIAILQRRLEEEYTGTPWPSEATLEPTLAELQEQKAAMQQELRAPLRPSCVSPGHRLRPLESSSQGLGPLPCFRGAAGVWARPLQCHLPSPPLERCPKPQGLATTCRWGRKLQCSPRKRHPSKAWQEEVSSQP